A window of the Henckelia pumila isolate YLH828 chromosome 3, ASM3356847v2, whole genome shotgun sequence genome harbors these coding sequences:
- the LOC140890579 gene encoding uncharacterized protein translates to MDETMKQFQLGLEEVEVEAENFLLARHELVEIDRVRNGNREALTALRRRARTTKTSVPLPFEPMMRDIESRPLIKEVCTTCGDHNSREKTWFMFPGTDVFATMPFHAAHTILEKDQALLDYESKKLQSYVKEKSFLISEKGVLSDKISPGVLRSLVTLSDKPKIVEKD, encoded by the exons ATGGATGAAACAATGAAGCAGTTCCAACTGGGActtgaagaagttgaagttgaaGCTGAAAATTTTCTATTGGCGCGCCATGAG TTGGTTGAGATTGATAGAGTAAGAAATGGTAATAGGGAAGCCTTAACGGCACTAAGAAGGAGGGCTAGAACGACAAAGACCAGTGTCCCTTTGCCTTTCGAGCCTATGATGAGAGATATTGAATCAAGGCCACTGATTAAAGAGGTCTGCACAACCTGCGGCGATCACAATTCGAGGGAAAAGACATGGTTTATGTTCCCCGGAACTGATGTATTTGCCACCATGCCATTTCACGCTGCTCATACCATTTTAGAGAAAG ATCAAGCTCTCCTTGATTATGAATCTAAGAAACTTCAGAGCTACGTGAAAGAGAAATCCTTCTTAATTTCAGAAAAAGGTGTTCTTTCAGACAAAATCAGTCCAGGTGTGCTGAGATCTCTGGTGACCTTGTCTGACAAGCCGAA GATCGTGGAGAAAGATTGA
- the LOC140890240 gene encoding uncharacterized protein → MAGRGRGRGRGNVADMTVDQLSQFITQTVQAAMGHNPPPPPVGQPNPMDAVWEEIRRLGRQVGGRPGPIQRESPFARAILDEELPANFKQPTLGEYDGSSDPEEHLGRFENAALLHRYSDAIKCRVFLTTLYASSKKYLKTSISLFNMKQSEVESLREYVQRFNTAALEVPAATADTLVNSFTQGLRGGEFFRSLLKKPPLTYDELLSRAEKYVNLEDAQRQRRQEGTSGSKPSAKVGAKAEGKTEGGRKRVAEEMNRAKGPYPYVPLSVSLEKAMQVCEDRRALVRPRNAEKGPRLPPSDKFCDFHQEYGHITNDCQRLGEEVQRIMYDDPRIRAELTRRANPPRQGRAPQWRNQRNEDRENQGDHQGRAPPNGRGDRVQQIANHPDRGVIHMISGGSTDGDSGRARKAHGRRLESFEVSSQLSCPTDPNISFGREDLKDVVLPHNDPLLVTLTIANYDVARIFVDTGSSVNIIFKETLDQMKFEGFELDPITTELYGFTGHALQPLGQIVLPLSLGSGEQRVTKMACFTVVEAPSSFNGILGRPALSDFRAVASTYHQKLKFPSGREVGVVRGDQKAARLCYVNEVRIDSKKKKRELGMVSIGRTLKAHGQKVLLMSEEGHEKVELIPGAQIVKLAADLSPSVKQNLVGCLRKNKDVFAWSVSELTGVSAEIMVHRLNILAGVRPIKQKKRHFGPDKDKVIKKEVEELLKAGHIREVQFPTWLSNVVLVPKSSGKWRMCVDFRDLNKACPKDCYPLPRIDQLVDSTAGHQYLCFMDAYQGVMPFGLKNAGATYQRLMDRVFASQIGRNVEVYVDDILVKSQDDVGLLADLEETFSTLRAYQVKLNPEKCVFGVRGGRIAALSRFISRSAHRSLPFFKVLRKAKKFEWDDECGKAFDDLKSYLAELPVLAKAIPGEPLYIYLSALEGAVSSVLIRQERTAQHPIYFFSHALKGAELRYSEVEKLALALVMTARKLRPYFLSHPIVVLTNSHIGRILTRVDISGSEGCGVGVFLISPRGDEIRLAVRLDFRASNNEAEYEAVLIGLRAAKQAGAARVHLYSDSQLVAQQVNGTYEVKNEKLKEYMRTIEEAKGFFDEVLFEQIPREDNEKADYLAKMASSLHSWKTREVVVQVELTPSTELAPLAQEESDWRKELLDCIEKGELPKDPKKAYQLKQRGLRFVMMEGILYKRSFAGPLLKCIGPKEAHYVLKEIHEGCCGNHLGSYSLARKVLLAGYFWPTILKDAITLVTSCDSCQRHSRLQHQPAALIKGIVAACPFDQWGIDIVGPFPPAPAQKKFLLVAIDYFSKWVEAEALARITEGEVLKFL, encoded by the exons ATGgcaggaagaggaagaggaaggGGAAGAGGAAATGTGGCGGATATGACTGTAGATCAGCTCAGCCAGTTCATCACTCAAACGGTGCAAGCGGCCATGGGTCACAATCCACCACCTCCTCCCGTGGGTCAGCCAAACCCAATGGATGCAGTGTGGGAAGAGATTAGGAGACTAGGTCGGCAAGTAGGAGGTCGGCCTGGGCCTATACAAAGGGAAAGTCCTTTTGCTCGGGCTATTCTAGATGAGGAACTCCCTGCAAATTTTAAGCAGCCTACTTTAGGGGAGTATGACGGGAGCTCAGATCCGGAGGAACACTTGGGGAGATTTGAAAATGCAGCCTTGTTGCATAGATATTCAGATGCAATTAAATGTCGGGTCTTCCTCACTACTTTG TATGCGAGTAGCAAGAAATATTTGAAGACTTCTATCAGTTTGTTCAATATGAAGCAATCTGAGGTGGAATCGTTGCGGGAGTATGTTCAGCGCTTCAATACAGCAGCTCTGGAAGTACCTGCTGCCACGGCGGACACCTTGGTCAACTCTTTCACTCAAGGGTTGAGAGGAGGGGAGTTTTTCAGATCCTTACTCAAGAAGCCTCCTTTGACTTATGATGAGCTCCTTAGTAGAGCTGAGAAGTACGTGAATTTGGAGGATGCACAGAGGCAGAGGAGACAGGAAGGAACGTCTGGAAGTAAGCCTAGTGCCAAGGTGGGGGCAAAGGCCGAGGGGAAGACAGAAGGAGGAAGGAAGAGGGTGGCAGAAGAGATGAACAGGGCCAAAGGACCCTACCCCTATGTACCCCTATCGGTGAGCCTGGAGAAggcaatgcaagtatgtgaggaTAGGCGAGCACTTGTGAGGCCCCGCAATGCTGAGAAAGGCCCGCGGTTACCGCCATCTGACAAGTTTTGCGATTTTCATCAGGAGTATGGGCATATAACCAATGATTGTCAGAGGCTAGGTGAGGAGGTTCAAAGGATCATGTATGATGACCCTCGAATCAGAGCTGAGCTGACTCGAAGAGCAAATCCTCCTCGCCAAGGCCGAGCTCCCCAATGGAGGAATCAAAGGAATGAAGATAGAGAGAATCAAGGTGATCATCAGGGAAGAGCTCCTCCAAACGGTCGAGGAGATAGGGTGCAGCAGATTGCAAATCATCCCGATCGGGGTGTTATCCATATGATCTCCGGGGGTAGTACGGATGGAGATTCGGGAAGGGCTCGCAAAGCTCACGGGCGTAGGTTGGAAAGTTTTGAGGTAAGTTCGCAACTCAGCTGTCCCACTGACCCGAACATCAGTTTCGGAAGGGAAGATTTAAAGGATGTGGTGCTACCTCATAATGATCCCCTACTGGTCACCTTGACTATAGCCAATTATGACGTGGCTCGTATTTTTGTGGATACTGGGAGCTCAGTAAACATTATCTTTAAAGAAACTCTGGACCAAATGaaatttgaaggatttgaattggaTCCAATCACCACAGAGTTGTATGGGTTCACGGGTCATGCTCTGCAACCATTGGGACAGATAGTGCTCCCCTTGTCCCTTGGGAGTGGAGAGCAGAGAGTAACCAAAATGGCTTGCTTCACCGTGGTGGAGGCACCATCCTCTTTCAATGGAATATTGGGGCGCCCTGCCCTGAGTGATTTCCGAGCCGTGGCATCTACCTATCATCAAAAGTTGAAGTTCCCAAGTGGAAGAGAAGTGGGGGTTGTTCGGGGTGATCAGAAAGCAGCTCGGTTATGCTATGTGAATGAGGTAAGGATTGattcaaagaagaagaagagggagTTAGGAATGGTTTCAATAGGTCGAACATTGAAGGCACACGGACAGAAGGTGCTTCTGATGTCCGAAGAAGGTCATGAGAAGGTGGAATTAATCCCGGGAGCTCAGATTGTCAAATTAGCTGCTGATCTGAGCCCATCAGTGAAGCAAAATTTGGTTGGTTGCTTAAGGAAGAACAAAGATGTTTTTGCTTGGTCTGTATCGGAGCTCACAGGGGTCAGTGCAGAAATTATGGTTCATCGATTAAATATTCTTGCGGGAGTAAGACCGATAAAACAGAAGAAGAGACACTTTGGTCCAGACAAGGATAAGGTCATTAAAAAAGAGGTAGAGGAACTTCTTAAGGCAGGACACATTAGGGAAGTGCAATTCCCTACCTGGTTATCCAATGTGGTCCTCGTCCCTAAGAGTTCAGGCAAGTGGAGGATGTGTGTTGATTTCAGGGACCTAAATAAGGCATGCCCAAAGGATTGCTATCCCCTGCCTCGAATTGATCAATTGGTTGATTCAACTGCAGGTCATCAGTACTTGTGCTTCATGGATGCATATCAAGG agtgatgccttttggtttgaagaaTGCAGGGGCCACTTATCAAAGACTCATGGACAGAGTGTTTGCCTCCCAAATTGGCAGAAATGTGGAagtttatgtagatgatattcTGGTAAAGTCTCAGGATGATGTGGGGTTGCTGGCCGACCTAGAGGAGACTTTCTCGACTTTGAGGGCTTATCAGGTGAAGCTTAATCCGGAGAAGTGTGTGTTCGGAGTCAGGGGAG GAAGGATTGCAGCCTTGTCTCGATTTATATCAAGATCAGCCCATAGAAGCTTACCTTTCTTCAAGGTGCTTCGCAAAGCCAAGAAGTTTGAATGGGATGATGAATGCGGGAAGGCATTTGATGACTTAAAAAGTTACCTAGCTGAGCTCCCTGTGTTGGCTAAGGCAATTCCTGGTGAACCATTGTACATCTACTTATCAGCTTTGGAAGGGGCCGTTAGCTCAGTACTTATTAGGCAGGAGAGAACAGCTCAACACCCTATCTATTTCTTCTCACATGCCCTTAAGGGTGCAGAACTTCGGTATTCAGAGGTGGAAAAGTTAGCATTAGCCTTGGTTATGACAGCAAGGAAGCTCAGACCTTACTTTCTATCACATCCTATTGTGGTGCTAACCAACAGCCATATTGGGAGGATATTAACTCGAGTTGATATTTCGGGAAG TGAAGGATGTGGGGTGGGGGTGTTTTTGATCTCCCCTCGTGGAGATGAGATCAGATTAGCAGTTAGGTTGGATTTTCGAGCTTCTAATAACGAAGCAGAGTATGAGGCTGTGTTGATTGGCCTCCGAGCAGCTAAACAAGCTGGGGCAGCTCGGGTGCACCTCTACTCTGATTCACAGTTAGTAGCCCAGCAGGTAAATGGAACGTATGAAGTCAAAAATGAAAAGCTGAAGGAATATATGAGGACGATAGAGGAAGCTAAGGGTTTCTTTGATGAGGTGTTGTTTGAACAAATTCCGAGGGAGGACAATGAAAAAGCAGATTATCTCGCCAAGATGGCTAGCTCACTTCATAGCTGGAAGACCAGGGAAGTTGTTGTGCAAGTGGAATTGACACCCTCTACTGAGCTCGCACCATTAgctcaggaagagagtgactggAGAAAGGAGCTCTTGGATTGCATAGAGAAGGGGGAGTTACCAAAGGATCCGAAGAAGGCATATCAGTTGAAACAGAGGGGTCTCCGCTTTGTGATGATGGAGGGAATTCTTTATAAGAGGTCATTTGCCGGACCTCTTCTCAAGTGTATAGGCCCCAAAGAAGCTCATTATGTCCTAAAGGAGATACACGAGGGGTGTTGTGGTAATCATTTAGGGTCTTATTCTCTAGCTCGTAAGGTTCTCTTGGCGGGATATTTTTGGCCCACTATTCTGAAAGATGCCATAACTTTGGTGACTTCTTGTGATAGTTGTCAAAGACATAGTAGACTTCAGCACCAACCGGCAGCGTTAATAAAAGGGATAGTAGCAGCATGTCCTTTCGATCAATGGGGAATTGATATTGTGGGTCCTTTCCCTCCAGCCCCAGCTCAAAAGAAATTCTTGTTGGTTGCCATTGATTACTTTTCTAAATGGGTTGAGGCTGAGGCTTTAGCTCGAATTACTGAAGGGGAAGTCTTGAAATTTCTGTGA
- the LOC140890457 gene encoding uncharacterized protein, whose product MGRGHTEFSPLLAPTPITPQPEIDLESGTEDQIQCRICLETDGRDFIAPCKCKGTSKYVHRACLNHWRAVKEGFAFANCTTCKAPYYLRADNFPDRRWRTLKFRFFVTRDITFIFLAVQMVIALLAYLVYLIDGSQQFRLRLSLGFGSELSFYYVCGTVLFFAFLGLSGCFITCFDQRIHSDLALPCHDLHRCCCDPGMCVDCQLPFALSSWSSNSSSGDSCDCASCECGCLGENHEAGLPLLLIVAIIVICLFSLIGIFYSVLVATMVGQRIWQRHYHILAKKMLTEEYVVLNVNDEINEATWSPPSLPPDNVQQLKALGLL is encoded by the exons ATGGGTCGTGGGCACACCGAGTTTTCACCATTGCTGGCACCGACTCCGATCACCCCGCAGCCGGAGATTGACCTTGAGAGTGGCACGGAGGACCAAATCCAATGCCGAATATGCCTCGAAACCGACG GTCGGGATTTCATTGCTCCCTGCAAATGCAAAGGGACGTCTAAGTATGTGCACAGAGCTTGTCTGAATCATTGGCGCGCTGTTAAG GAAGGGTTTGCTTTTGCTAATTGCACAACTTGCAAGGCTCCCTATTATTTGAGAGCTGATAACTTTCCTGATAGGAGATGGCGAACATTGAAGTTCAGATTTTTTGTTACAAGGGATATTACATTCATATTTTTGGCAGTTCAGATG GTTATTGCTTTATTGGCATACTTGGTGTATCTTATTGATGGTAGCCAGCAATTTCGGCTTCGTCTAAGCTTGGGTTTTGGCAGCGAACTTAGTTTCTACTATGTGTGTG GGACTGTATTGTTTTTCGCTTTTCTCGGCTTATCTGGGTGTTTCATTACTTGTTTCGATCAAAGAATTCACAGCGATCTAGCCCTACCATGTCATGACTTGCATCGTTGCTGTTGTGATCCTgg GATGTGCGTTGACTGCCAATTGCCTTTTGCTCTTAGTTCGTGGTCTAGTAATAGCTCGTCGGGTGACAGTTGTGATTGTGCATCCTGTGAATGTGGTTGCCTGGGAGAAAATCATGAAGCTGGACTGCCGTTATTATTGATTGTGGCTATAATTGTTATATGTTTGTTTTCTTTAATCGGCATATTTTACAGCGTATTGGTGGCCACCATGGTTGGGCAAAGGATTTGGCAGCGACActaccacatacttgcaaaaaAAATGCTAACAGAA GAATATGTTGTTTTGAACGTGAATGATGAGATTAATGAAGCCACTTGGTCACCCCCTTCTCTGCCTCCTGACAATGTTCAGCAGCTGAAAGCTCTTGGACTTCTCTGA